One window of Marmota flaviventris isolate mMarFla1 chromosome 5, mMarFla1.hap1, whole genome shotgun sequence genomic DNA carries:
- the Slc25a46 gene encoding mitochondrial outer membrane protein SLC25A46, with amino-acid sequence MHPRRPDGFDGLGYRGGGRDEQGFGGAFPARSFTSGSDLGHWVTTPPDIPGSRNLHWGEKSPPYGVPSASTPHEGPAEEPFPGGCSTSVQGQSTEQLNRFAGFGIGLASLFTENVLAHPCIVLRRQCQVNYHARHYHLTPFTIINIMYSFNKTQGPRALWKGMGSTFIVQGVTLGAEGIISEFTPLPREISHKWNPKQIGEHLLLKSLTYMVAMPFYSASLIETVQSEIIRDNTGILECVKEGIGRVIGLGVPHSKRLLPLLSLVFPTVLHGVLHYIISSIIQKFVLLILKRKTYNNHLAESTSPVQSMLDAYFPELIANFAASLCSDVILYPLETVLHRLHIQGTRTIIDNTDLGYEVLPINTQYEGMRDCINTIKQEEGMLGFYKGFGAVIIQYTLHAAVLQITKIIYSTLLQNSI; translated from the exons ATGCATCCGCGGCGCCCGGACGGATTCGATGGCCTGGGCTACAGGGGTGGTGGCCGGGACGAGCAGGGATTTGGTGGCGCTTTCCCTGCCAGGTCCTTCACCTCCGGGTCGGACCTAGGCCACTGGGTGACTACTCCCCCAGACATCCCCGGCAGCCGCAACCTGCACTGGGGAGAGAAAAGCCCGCCCTACGGCGTGCCCTCCGCCTCCACCCCGCACGAGGGCCCCGCGGAGGAACCCTTTCCCGGCGGCTGCAGTACCAGCGTGCAGGGGCAAAGCACTG aacagtTGAATAGATTTGCTGGATTTGGTATTGGACTTGCAAG TCTCTTTACAGAAAATGTACTGGCCCATCCTTGCATTGTTCTACGCCGCCAATGTCAG GTTAATTACCATGCTCGGCATTATCATCTCACACCATTTACAATCATCAACATTATGTACAGCTTCAATAAAACTCAG ggACCAAGAGCCCTATGGAAAGGAATGGGAAGTACGTTTATTGTACAGGGAGTCACACTTGGAGCAGAAGGCATAATTAGTGAATTTACACCTTTGCCAAG ggagatttcacataaatggaatcccAAACAAATAGGTGAACACCTTCTACTGAAATC CCTAACTTATATGGTGGCAATGCCTTTTTATTCAGCAAGTTTAATTGAAACTGTACAG agtGAGATAATTCGAGATAATACTGGGATTTTGGAATGTGTAAAAGAAGGAATTGGAAGAGTGATAGGTTTGGGAGTGCCTCATAGCAAACGACTCCTTCCACTTCTTTCCCTGGTCTTCCCTACGGTGCTGCATGGAGTTCTTCACTACATCATCAGCTCGATCATTCAGAAGTTTGTCCTGCTAATTCTAAAGAGAAAGACTTACAATAACCACTTAGCTGAGAGCACTAGCCCTGTGCAGAGTATGTTGGATGCTTATTTTCCAGAACTTATTGCTAATTTTGCTGCCAGTCTTTGCTCTGACGTTATACTTTACCCATTGGAAACAGTTTTACACCGCCTTCACATTCAAGGAACACGCACGATAATTGACAATACAGACCTTGGCTACGAAGTACTTCCAATTAATACACAGTATGAGGGAATGAGAGACTGTATCAATACCATAAAGCAGGAGGAAGGAATGCTTGGCTTTTATAAAGGGTTTGGTGCTGTTATAATACAGTACACACTGCATGCAGCTGTCTTACAGATTACCAAAATTATTTACTCAACACTTCTTCAAAATAGCATTTGA